The genomic segment TTTAACTGGCTAAGAGATCAGACTTCAGTAACTGTCGGAAACCATTAAGTCCAACAACTCAACCCAAAAGAATTTTCCTAAATTGAAAgcaaaaagcattttattaaggaaaccagaaattaataaaaactctctctctctctctctctcgggctgTGGAAGTCTGTTGTTTAATTTAAGGAAGGCTCCAGGCTCATTTTCATCGCTTGTTTGGAAAATCGCAACAAGCCATCGATAAATTATACCTCACAAAGGAACAGCCTTCAGGTTTCAAAGCTCACCATGTTTTAATTTTACCCTTAAAATGAGAATGTGAGGTAGTTGATCTTATTCAAAGTGTAGACAGGGCGGGAGAGGTCCCCAGAAGACAGGCCCTCTGTGGTAACCTGTGGGGTTCTACCTGGCCACCCCCCAGGGAGTTCCAGGGAGGAAGAGATGCAAACTCCTGACCCATGGGGTTTGAAAGTACTGTGGAATATTTCCACTCGTGGTTTTCAATGCAGGCTCAGTGAGTATTCTCAGCAAGCTAAAAATGAGACTCCTCAGCCAAGACAACACAGAGTCCGTATGATTAGGGAACAGCAATAACAGTGGCAATTTCACCAACAAGTCCTAGTCCAAGACACTCAATGTCTTACAAAAACGTATCATTTGCTTTGCAAGCATTTATCCATGAGTGAACACAAGGGATCGTAGAAAAGAGCCGTAACAGATGCTGAGCAGTCACTGAGATTGGTTGAGTGGGGAGTCTTGCTAGGCTCCTAACGGCCAATTTCTGGGAAAATGGAACCTCGATTTCTCACAAGACCTCAGTCATCCCGGATCATGGTGGCAATCCTGATATGCATACTCCAAGTTTTCACTCCCACGCTTTGAATTTATGTCTCACATCAGGCAGGTTTAAATGACTGAGTTAATCCATCTGTAAGCTTTTCAGTATTAAAACCAAAGTATAGAGAAGAAGCACGTTGTCTTAGAGTGTTTGAGGAATCAAACCACATACTTTTAAAGATCATGAGTGCTTTTCTTGTGTTAAGAACCGAGTACCCCatgggacaccttggtggctcagttggttgggctgctgccttcggctcgggtcatgatcccagtgtcctgggatcgagtcccacatcgggctccttgctcggcagggagcctgcttctccctctgcctctgcctgccattctgtctgcctgtgctcgctctctccccctatctctctgataaataaataaaatcttaaaaaaaaaaaaagaaccgagTACCCCAAGTACCAAAAAGAGACTCTTAGCTATGGAGAACGCACGGGGGTTGTGGGGGGGAAGTGGGGATGAGGTAGGTGATGGGATTAAGGCGTGCCCTTGTCCTGACGGCACTGAGTACTGTGTGGAACCGCTGAGTCCCtatattgtgtacctgaaactaacagaacactgtatgttaactatactggaattaagaaaaacaaaaaacacagaagaaaccCCAAGAGCCTGATCAGCACCTCATCTCTGTGAGGCCAAAATCGTTATGTAACTAttagggaggcaggcagagaatttCTTCAGGCACCtatgaaggaaaaggaggggggTTCTTAACCCATGGCTGCCTCCTCAGACAAAGACCTCATGGAATTTTGGTGGACATACAGCACAATTGTCTGTACCTAAGAACATTTTCCAGAGCACAGATGTTTTTCTCTTAACGGTGAAATGCTGGCTGTCTTGTCCCAATCCTTTTCAGTGCTTAGCCGATGGGACGTTTTTGGTGTCTTGTCCCCTATAACTTGGGGGCTGATGTTCACTGCTGGCTGGAAAACACATCTTTGGCAAGACAGACATGAAAACTCATCTTTGGCAGCTTAcacaaaaatgtttccattttgggAAATTCcctgtgataaaaatgtttttctggcCCTGGGTATACACATAAGTAACCAAAAGGACACCTCAGTAAAAGACAAAACAGATTTATGATCGCTTGCTGTGATAGTGATATGTGATTTTAAGCTCCTGAGGATTTTCCTGTTGTTTCATGTTGGAAAAAAGTTGACTCATTTTTCTGGGTAGTACCTCAGTGTTTTCATTAGGGGGTTTCTATAAAGACTTTATCTGAATCATcataaggaaaattatttcagagCCTGGATAAAAGTTCATCTCCCATAAACAGCCCGGGCTGCTAAAACCCGCTTggactttaaaaattacagagaagCTTTAGTCCCAGGAATGCAATCTATCAAgtaaaacagtgatttttttcaaacatgaCCAAGTTCAACTTGGTTCCAAAACGCAAGTTTTGGAAAAGCAAGATTGACTAAAAATgtccaaatatttttaacatactaATTAGGTTagttttattagaatattttaattttggggtgtctgaggggctcagttggttgagtatctgcctttggctcaggtcatggtccaggagtcttgggatcgagccttgcatctggctccttgatgggcagggagtctgcgtcttgctctcccactgccactccctctgctcgcactctctatcaaaaaatctttttttttttttttaagtatattttaatttcctagcAATTACAGAGCACTTAACTGTTTActacaaatatttcattaaatgcaTAGATATATTCATCTGTCAATTATTATCTGTCCAGATCAGTATGCTAAATTATAATCAGGTACTCCCATCAGAAATCTCAAGGATAAACTAAAATCTCAGTAAATATCCAACTGGTATGTACAGACcacaaaataccattttaatcCTTTGCAGGGGGCAAAACACAATCAGAAATCTTAAGCCTTTcgttgttggttttgttgttgttgttgttgttttacatgGTGGGAAAACAGAATTTTCCAGATAATTGTGAATGAGACATTGGTCtgtaagaccaaaaaaaaaaaaaaaaaaaaaaagccttatttcTGTACCAGTAAAGTTCCTAACACTGGTTCCTCTTTTGAACTCATTTTGAGTTGTAAATGGAAGGTCTAagaatcagaaaaacacaaagcTATTTTAAAAGCGACTTGCTCAGTATTTCTAGCCCCTGAACCTGGCAAATAACAGTAAAGTGTCAAAGTAAAACCATACATTTTCTGGGGAACACAATGGTGAAGGCCACTTCTCTCTTGGCTGTGGGCACCTAAAGTGCCTTGCCCGTCTGGGGAAGGAGAGcctggtgggagaagcaggctgcacGGATCATTGTTCAAAGTCATGGCTGGTTGTGAGCACCCTGAATTGAAGTTCTAGAGAGTTCTGACATTCGAGCCATGAGATGTCCCCAAATTAGAAGCCATGTTCCAAAGTTCGTAAAATGTCTCTGTATAAAATCATACCCAGAGCTTTAGAGAATAGGTCAGACCTGCATAATTTAAATACCATCTCAAATGTCACTGTGTGAAAAACCATTTCAGAAGCACATTGTCCATTACTGCCTGAAGCAAGGATGTTTCTAAAATGGACTTTATCCATACCACActtattgatttaaatatttatttatttatttatttgagagagagagagagagagagagcattagcagggggcggtggcgggggcagaggcagagagagaagcagacttcccagtgagcagggagccccatgtagggcctgataccaggaccctggaatcatgaactgagccgaaggcagatgcttaacgactgagctaaccaggcgcCCCCTGATCAAAATTTGTCCCcaggttccctctctctctagctgGTCCTGTCCACAGCTATGAAGCTATGCTCTTGCTACAACCTGTAAGAGTCACCTGCCCCCTCTGAGAAGTGAGAATGGTAATTTCAGTTTGGATCTGGGGGATGAGGATTTTATATCAAACAGGGAGACACTCTGCCTCTCTCGGCTACTAGTCTGAGACAAGGGTGGGTGGGTTAAACCAGATCACAACCTCTGGAATTTTTAAGTTGTAGGCTCTTCCCTGGTGAACTCCTATTGCAATGTCAGTCTTCTGGGAGGCAGGCAAATTCCAGGCAAAAGAGTATGTTAAATCATGGAAATAGCGCCAATGCAAATATTTAGGGCTGGGATTTAAGTCTATTGTTTCCTGATAGTTGCTCAGCaggtttctgttttttcttttccccccaataaAATAAGATCTTTCCTTTATCATTCACATgcataaaattatatagaaacagCACACAAAAGGCTTAGAATACAAATATTCTTTGGTTTACTCATCAAGATAGCAAATAACAAAATAGCAAAAACCTTATTAGTTAAATAAAAAAGTGACATTCTTTATTTACCTATCAAACCTTATTCAATGttgaaatgcatttattttcattctcatggCCCACAGcaatatgttttcttcctttttggccCTTTAAGCCCCCCTACATTATTTGGATGagctcatctctaaaataaagattGTTGTACTTAGTATTGCTCATTTTTACAAGAACCATCTAGATTTTTCCTTGTGTCTCTTACAGCTGAAACATATACTAAAAGTGGAGAGGCCACCAGCATTTTCAAGAATTACCCCATTTTCAAAGTACTACCGTTGGTACTAAAAAACGGGACTCCAGTCCCGAAATATATTTGTCTATTAGACATTAGTCACGTCAAATAGAGCTGGGTCCTACAATACTGACTTCTGAGAAGCAGTTTCCTGTTTTTCTGAGTGTTCAATCTGACCGCCTTCAATTCTTGAATGTCTTAATTCTTGATGTAGACCCAATTCTTAACTGTCAGTGacaaaatctttaacaaaggaaCATTGAGCAAAAGGGACTTGAAAATTAAATCATCTCAAAGGGagcaaggagagaaagagagggtttTCAGCTTTTTAACCAAGGGAGGAATACACAGCGAGGAATAATAGTGAATGAAAGTACATAACTTTCTACAGGTGAGAAATAGCCAACGTGCTAAAGACACAACAACTGACCCCCAAAAAACCACCTCTTGCAGTCTGGAGCTATCCATTTTTCTTTGTACAACTCTATTTGCATCACACGACCAGAGACACCTTTCCCACGATCTGCGAACTGTTAGGGAGGGAGCGTTTCACCAGAGTTTTTGGCAATCTgcttttcttcaaataaaacaaGCTGCATAAAACATTACTGACAACGTCAGACGCCTGAGCTGGGCACCAGTCTTTCAGAAACATaggtcacttttaaaaaattcgtTTTTCCTTCATAAATCAGCAGTGctctgttttcaaagaaattacgAGCGGTCCCAGTCTTAATGCACACGATCAGATGTTCTCCTCGTCCAGCATTTTGTTGACACCATCGCAGAGTTTTTGTAAGTGGGGCTTAAAATTCCCAAAGGGGTTATACAAGGCCGCTAAGAAATCACAATCTGAGAAATGGTCAAAGACGTTATTAACCCGTCCGTGCGACTTGGCCGTGAGATGACGCTGGATGATCTGGTGAAGCATCTCTCTGCACTCGTTCAGCAGGCGGGATAACACGTTCCGGTCAAAGGTGTACTCCACCTGGTGGAAGCTGACCACGGTCATGGCCAGCTGGTGAactttcttcttgaatttctccATCAGCGCCAGCTCGTCTTGGTTGAACTGGTTATTTCTGTAAAGGATGGCCAGCTTGATGACTGTCTTGATGAGGTTCTTAATgatcttctctgcctccttcttgttCTGGGTGTACTCCTTGGTCACTCGGTAGAGCTCATCCAGCACCTCGCTGCTTGTGTCATCGATGAGGGTGGTGGCGATGGATTTGGACACCATCTTCCCCAAGATCTTCTTTTGTGCCTGCACGGCCAGGTTTTTGGAATTGAAGACATCTGTGGCCACTAcaaagaagcaaattaaaaaaaaaccaaacagatatTAAGGACGATGTTCCTTCTCATTTTTCCACTATATGGTTGCCTTCCACCTACTGACATTGGTTTCTGTTCAGAAAAGGCCTAAAACTTTACTACACTTCTGGGCATTTGgttctccttcctttcattccttctttcttttcctttctttctctttctttttaaaagatttcatttacgtatttgacaggaagagacacagagagagcacaagcaggaggagcggcaggcagagggaaaagcagactccccactgagcaaggagccccatgctggactcgatcccaggaattaggacctgagtcgaaagcagaagtttaaccgactgagccacccaggcatcccaggttcTCATTTCTGAAAAGAACAGGTTCTTTTGCATCATCATTAAGGTCTCCAGTTACTCAAGTATTTTATACCTTCTGTTATACACTCACTACTTTGTTTAGCAGTTGAAGGAGACAACCTTTCCAAAGATaactttttctgattataaaaacgTTACGTCTCATGaggcaatgaaatattatgcagttTCCTCCAgttgagttttataagaaatacatcaaaaatataaaatcaactcCACAACTGTCCTCTGGGCACCAGTCACCAAGAAAACTTAAAGGAACACGTTTAAATGGAAGAAGGATAAATAGCAAAGCCACACTAAGTAGCAAATTCAAGGAAGCAAATCAAAAGGAGagccctgcttttttttttttttttaatttcattgccattcttttctttctttttttttttttaagatttttatttatttatttttcagagagagagcacaagcaggcagagttgcaggcagaggcagagagagaggcaggctccccgcaggacaaggagcccgggatcatgacctgagccaaaggcagccgcccaaccaactaagtcacccaggtgtcccatggttttttgttgtttttttttaagatttgtttatttgccagagtgagagaaggagcacaagcagggggaggggagccagaAGGATAACCAGACCTGTTCAGTCCCACGCTCGGGCCAAGTAGCTCGTGGGATACAACTCAGGTAATGCTAAGTGTTTCCTACTGACCAGGATGCCATTCATTAATATAATGGCCACATGCCCTGAAGGAAAGGCTTCCCTGAACCATAACCTCTGTCCTCATGGATGTCGATATCTAAACATCTGAAACATGAACTGAAATTGCAGAAGAAGAACCgaaatatattttgagaaagaaaaggaaagcaaaaaagcATGAGAAATGGCCAACGTGTGAAGGTTTCCAAGCTGTTTCAGATTTCCATTCTATTCCTTAAAGGTGTGCAAAAGAGTGCATGGGTTAATCCACATTAAATCGTTTGTATCAAAATAACGGACACACGTAGTCACTGTTACCACATTAAGACCAGGGACCGTCTTCCGCTGCAGAACTTAGGAGATGgatttcaataaataaaaccgATTTATACAGGAAGGGATACCCCCCACATTTCAGATCCATGGGAAATAACAACGATCTCAGAAACTCACATAAAGTTGGAAGGTTATTCTGTGTTGCATCTACTAGGGCCTGACACGGTCTCCCAACATCCATCTGGGATTTACTACAATGTCTATTTGATGGAAACACTGTACACTATGAAATCACCggaaacagtgagagaggagtAAAAATCCTCTGTGGTCCTCTCTCCAAGACCGGACTTGAAAGTCTGCACCTCTCTTAAGCTCCTTAGCTCATTGAACCTCAAAGTTCCATTTGCTTTCAAACATAAAGACAACGGGAAACGTTCTTTCATGTAGTAGCCCTTGAACCTCCCACAAGAGAAAGTGTGAAAAGCAAGGCCACGGCCAGCAAGATTGCTCCCAGTTTAGCAGGAATGGGTCTCAACCAGGACGGAGAAGCTGACTTCTGAGGCTTTCCCAGTTGTTGCCCCAGAGGAACTGCAGACCCTGCTCTAGAAACACAGCGGCCACTTCCTCCTTTCGTTCTCTTCTCTGGGTTATGTCCAGCTTGgtcatctttgaaaaagaagctgaagctctttctccccctgcacAGGGAAGGCAAACACACAGAGGATTTCTTTCCTAGCATTGGTGAAGGCTTCCTTGGAGCCAATAGGGGGTTGCAGCTGAAAACTGCAAGCCAGGGCTGTGTGGTCTGTGATCATGcaatatgatttctttttcccccttgcaAATTAACTGCCTTTAGCCATTCCTGCTCAGGCTCATTTGTCAGCTCTGCACCCTCTACCAGATCCCTTAAAGGCCTGCTGTATCTCAAGGCTAGTCCTGGATCacatttttctcctctgctctACCTTACCCTCATGTGAGCTCTTCCACTCCCGTGGCTTCTGATGCCCCTCAGGTGCCAAAACTCCCACACTTAGAACTCACTCTGACCCCTTTCTGGGACTCATTTAGCAAATGCATTCagggttttcctttttctgggcTGTTTTGCAGGCATTCCAAATGCACCATGTCTAGGATGGAATCCTTGATTCTCCCGTGTCCCCAACACAgtccttctcttttctgccttcacGAATAGCAGCCCTTCCAAGCATTTGCTCAAGCGAGGGGTCAGGGGGAGCCTGGCCATCCCCCAACACAACATCCTCTCTTTCTTGCCCTGCCCATGACCAAGAGCCTTccattctcccttccctccatctcCACGGGTACCAGCCGAGTTCAAACCCCTTTCCAATCTCTTCTCACTGAGCAACCAGAGCCTTTCAAAATGTAGATTAGAAAAAGATGCTGACTTCCAGTCTTTGTGAACCAACGCACTTACACACTTCCTTGTTCCTGACATCCTCCTCATTTGCCTAAATTTTGAtggtctgcctctcctccctagACAGTAAGCTCTCTGTGAGCCCAGATGATACATCCGTGCCCCAGAGGGGTCACCCTCTGGGCCCCCGTGTGGGCGCCTGCTCCATGGCACTTCTTACAGAAGAGGAAGcccacttcccctctccctttgccccacttAAACACTTCCCTATGAAAACTTGCTGGCCTGCAAAATGAGTTTTAGATATATATGTTGGAGGGGGGGAGgttatttgttttaaaagctagagaaacaggggcgcctgggtggctcagtgggttaaagcctctgccttcagctcaggtcatgatctcacagtcctgggatcgagccccgcatcgggctctctgctcaagcagggagcctgcttcctcctctctctctctgcctgcctctctgcctacttgtgatctctgtctgtcaaataaataaataaaaatcttaaaaaataaataaataaaaagctagaTAAACAGGTATTTGTTTTACCTAGCTAGCTATATGGTTTTCTTCTCTCGCACTCAAGAGTGTGGTTTCTTTTACTGTCGTCATTCAggtctttgttttttgtgtttttgttgttgttgttattgttgttgttttttaaagaatacagacTCGTTGCACACAATGAATAAATACTGGAGGgcaataatacaaatatttagtATAAAAGCCAATGCAGTGGTTTTGCCTAGCATCTGAGCCCTCTGGCTACAGTAGAAGATCAGACACAGGGTCCACCTGCTCCAAGCCCAGAGAG from the Mustela nigripes isolate SB6536 chromosome 12, MUSNIG.SB6536, whole genome shotgun sequence genome contains:
- the TNFAIP8 gene encoding tumor necrosis factor alpha-induced protein 8 isoform X1, which produces MSAVIAPATAYSATMHCEAEESKEVATDVFNSKNLAVQAQKKILGKMVSKSIATTLIDDTSSEVLDELYRVTKEYTQNKKEAEKIIKNLIKTVIKLAILYRNNQFNQDELALMEKFKKKVHQLAMTVVSFHQVEYTFDRNVLSRLLNECREMLHQIIQRHLTAKSHGRVNNVFDHFSDCDFLAALYNPFGNFKPHLQKLCDGVNKMLDEENI
- the TNFAIP8 gene encoding tumor necrosis factor alpha-induced protein 8 isoform X3; amino-acid sequence: MATDVFNSKNLAVQAQKKILGKMVSKSIATTLIDDTSSEVLDELYRVTKEYTQNKKEAEKIIKNLIKTVIKLAILYRNNQFNQDELALMEKFKKKVHQLAMTVVSFHQVEYTFDRNVLSRLLNECREMLHQIIQRHLTAKSHGRVNNVFDHFSDCDFLAALYNPFGNFKPHLQKLCDGVNKMLDEENI
- the TNFAIP8 gene encoding tumor necrosis factor alpha-induced protein 8 isoform X2; this translates as MLKLVATDVFNSKNLAVQAQKKILGKMVSKSIATTLIDDTSSEVLDELYRVTKEYTQNKKEAEKIIKNLIKTVIKLAILYRNNQFNQDELALMEKFKKKVHQLAMTVVSFHQVEYTFDRNVLSRLLNECREMLHQIIQRHLTAKSHGRVNNVFDHFSDCDFLAALYNPFGNFKPHLQKLCDGVNKMLDEENI
- the TNFAIP8 gene encoding tumor necrosis factor alpha-induced protein 8 isoform X4 codes for the protein MVSKSIATTLIDDTSSEVLDELYRVTKEYTQNKKEAEKIIKNLIKTVIKLAILYRNNQFNQDELALMEKFKKKVHQLAMTVVSFHQVEYTFDRNVLSRLLNECREMLHQIIQRHLTAKSHGRVNNVFDHFSDCDFLAALYNPFGNFKPHLQKLCDGVNKMLDEENI